From Amaranthus tricolor cultivar Red isolate AtriRed21 chromosome 4, ASM2621246v1, whole genome shotgun sequence:
AGAGGGACATCTTGAATTGGTGACATGAGGAATATCAATTGCATTAGTAGAGATTCCAGTGCAATGTACTGCCTCAGCTGGCTTGTTGAAGCTACTATTATTAGATGTCTCTTTGCTTTTACCCCACAGAAGAATATAAAGACCACAAATAACCAAGATTGCTCCTATGACACTGTTAACAACCCAAAAGGGAGGGAATTGAGAGTAAGAACTGGCTATTTAATCcaaatcaaaaaccaaaaataaGAACACAAAATCAAATTTCATGCTTTTTAATATTCTCTTTGTTCCAAAAAAAAAGATGTCTCAAAGTTGTTATTCCATTGCACTTTCAGATCAAAGTGAATTTAAGTTTAAGGGTGGTCTATTCTCAACTTTACATACAGGAGGTTAGCTGTTAGAAGtcagcgtgacaagaggtcctgggttcgaatctcaaccatctCTCAAATTCAAGTGGACTATTTCGCACTAGGTGTGAGGAGGTCTCGTGCTGCATCGACACTTTTAGTCCGAAGGGCTCTAGTGTGAAGGggcgtattagagtatataacatattataagtcttaaccatcaacttaagcttttggttgaattagttctttgacatggtatcagaagccagcgtgacaagaggtcacgggttcaaatCTTAACCACCCCTTAAATTCAACCAGAATATTTCGCTCTAGGTATGAAGAGGGCCtctgttgcatccacacttcgaGTCTAAAGGGCTCATGTGTGAGggggcatgttagagtatatgatatatattggGGCCTCGACCATCAGCTTAaccttttagttgagttggttattTGAAATCATGTTTATAGATTTTCATCGCATTGATGGTATAAAATGACATATTACCAATAGAGCCAATATATGTAATATTTTGTAACTGAGAAACAAAGTGAAAGACAGACCTTCCAAGGTATATTTGTTCATGAAAGAAAGCTACATCCATAATCGCAACAAAAATCTGTAAGGAAGGGCTGAATGCAGATGTGAAAACCGGGCCCTTCTGTTCAACACACCATGACATCCCAACATAGCATAGTCCCGATCCAAATACCCCCTGTATTttgaacaataaagattcaTCATGTTTCGAGATGAGCTGAACTGAACAAAACTGAATCGAACTGGCATACTTACAGCGAATAGCACTGTAAAGATCGGCAGGGTTCCTCTGAAGATCCATATGGAATAGTTTCGATTGGTTAAAAAGCATAAGATTGCGGTCTGAACAGCACCAATAGCGCACATCATAGCAGTACTCGAATACTTGCATGAGTAGATCTTGCCGATTTTTGATTGTATCAGAAACCAACACGACCAACACATAATGCTTAGCACAAGGAAAACCGACCCAACGATCCATTTTTGCTTGTCCCCACTCATAGCAACTAAACTCAAGTTATTACTAACATCGCGAGAAAACTTCTCCGTATAAGTTATTTTGGTGAGCGGCATCCCTCTGTACAAGATCAGTACTAAAACTCCGCCTGTGCAAATAAGCGAGCCTAACACTTTGGCTTTCCCGCCTGTGCGTCTCAAGTTCACACTTTCCTGCCTGAGAAAAGCTCAATACAGTTACACTTGGTGAGCAAATGGGTGTAAACTGTCaatgaaccaactcaaccaaaagcttaaactgatggttgaggccacaggatatgttatatactctaacacgccccctcacacgagagcccactGGGCATGAAAGCGCATAGCcgttgaatattccactttaaatgaggggtggttgagatttgaacccgtgaTCTCTTAttacgttggcttctgataccatgtcaaggaaccaactcaaccaaaagcttaagctaataatTGAAGCCCcagtatatgttatatactctaacataaaCCGACTCGAACATACAAATGAAATTGCACTAATGTGTTAGCTAAGGTACACATAACCTCCATATTACCAACTCGATATATCAGACTCGACACCCTAACCGATGATCCAAATATAGCAATCCCCAACAAGATGAACCTGAAAATGATCTTACCTTATTGGTAAAGCCAAAAGGAAGGTGAACACAGGAGTCAAGTTAACGAAGGCACTTGCAAAGGCTGCTGATGTGCACTGAATCCCGATAAGAACCAGGTATTGGGTGAGTGTTGCCCTGAAAACATTAGTGCCTTTAAGCTCAGAAGACAAAACAAATGACATATTATAGTAGAAATGACAAGAAAACTGGTTTATCTCACCCAATCAAGGCACTAAGGAAAAGATAGCACAAGATTGTTGTTGTGAGCTGCACATTGACACCCCTTTTCCTGCAAAAACAGTCGAAAATCCAACTTCATCAACCCATCTTAACAAGCTTGCACACCGGAAATTTAACTAAATGACTACGAGCTTGGCAATCAGTTGGTTCTGTTAGAGTATACAACATTTCTaggtctcaaccatcagcttaagcttttggttgagttggttccttgacggGTTTTACTAAAACTCGAGAAATATGTTCAAACGGTTACCTTTCACAGAAATATACAAAAGGCatcaaaaaaaccgcagcagtTGCCAGTCGGTATGTGACTATAACTAAGTGATTAATTCCCTCATCAAGAATCTTCTTAAATAGAAGGTTCAAACAGGCCATCACAAAGTAAACAGAAAGTATTACAACAACAGGCTTCCACTTCTGAAATCCTGCTATCATTGTTTTTTTCCCTACTACAACAAAGCTCAAGTATATTGAGTTACTCAGGTACGTGCAGTATAGAAGCACATAATATAAGTAGAAAGGAAAGAGCATGCTCACATTGAAGATATCACATCAGTTTCTTTAATAAGAAAGTATTTGTCTTTTACAAGGTTATTCTGTTATGCTTTATTTGTGTAGATTCTCTTTCGTTGCAATGGTGCAGGGAAAAGTCATCAAAGTTTAGTATTTTATAACACTACATAGTTAcgtatagttctttggttttagAATATAACTGACTATAGTAAactgactcattaaatcatttaCAATAGAGTATAGAAAATATAgtccgtcttgtatgagatcgtctcactatgagacgggcccatataattagcccatttctttaattgattactttaatatcgtaagtgatcattttaaggttataagtaatcactctaagactataaaaaataattattttaaaattgtaagtgatcactttaacttATAAAGCAAAAAATATGTATTGGGCCAGCACAATaaagatggtctcaccgtgagaccgtctcatttaaaaattagtgtaaaaaaaatgatttatagttaCTTGATTTCAAAATATTAATGGGTAACATGTTAGAATAACAACTTATAATGGTTGTTACTCCATATAAATCAAAGGTAACATAACAGGGTTCAGCAGATCGATAAGCTCAAAAACCGTTATAAAATGATATTATGTAACGGAGTGGCCTCATTTATATTCCATAATACAGGGTTAATCGGATTCaaacattattattagtaaaagcCTTAGCTTGCATACATCTAATTCCCCAAACCATACCTAAGGCGGGCCACACGCATCAAGTTAATGACAATTGTATTAATATATGGATATGAGTTATGACTAATTTTACAGTTAATATGAGTTTCATTGCATGTGAGTCATTTTTTATACTCTCAGATTTGCCAGGTGCAATGTGACTTGGTGAATTGCATGGTTTGAGTTTGGTGGTTGGCGAATCGCAAGCTGACACATGGCAATGGTGACATAAGCATGCAGCAGCTATGTGATGAAGGCTAACGACCCATGTGATGATGAAGCTTTGATTGCTCTTAGATTCGTGTGGATGCAGTATGCACCCTTCTTATACCCGATGCTAAAAATTCCACTCGTAATGAAGGGtagaagaaattcaaactcGTAAACTTCCGATAAGTTGATATCTGATTCCATGTCAAgagaccaactcaaccaaaacttGATTTGATGTTTATAGCATCTGATATGTTATATTCTCTATCAATATCCTTTAGAAATCCATAGCTCAAGAGTGTTCCTTGGTTTATACATTAATAGAGTAACATGGGGAATCTAATTCTTATAACAAGATAAAAGGATGACTATTTGACCATTACCATCTTTAACAATAAGTCCAGCTAGAATAATATGTCCTATCATATACTGTAATAAATTGTGCAGTTTAATGGAGAGTTGCAGCGGTTACCCATATGAAAAAACCCACATGTGATTTTATGTCGAAAAATTAAAGAGAGGTGgactaacatatatacttgatgggctactcctcCTAATACCAATTGATTTTACGATGGAAACTCATCGGATTTGTATCCAGTCAACTCCCTTTTTTACATATCTTATCGTGTACAagccaataacaaatttatcaactaaaaatttatattgGAAAAGGAAATAATTAACAGAGTAACATGAAGTATTTACCAATTACATTGGAATAAGCTAAAGTAGTCAGAATCATAggaattattactatttttttcctTCATGAAACCATGTATAGTCTCTTGCAAAAAGTCAAATATGGAATAATCATAAAGGAACAACTAACCAGGATCGCCTTTACTGAAGGCAAACCTAAAGATGAAAATACATGAATCAAGTACAAGTAGGCAAGACTCTCAATACAGGATAAGGTACAAGAAGCTACATGAATGTTATTATTGGTGTGGTGTTCATCAAAACTTCTGCAAAATAAGGCCATAACATCCTCCCAGTGTCATATGATTCGCTAATCGCTAATCTCCTCGCAAATCacgaataaaaaaacaaattatggtcggttttggactattcttgggcaaatttgaTTGAATCCCGAATTCCAATAGCAAATTACCTAGCGATTCATGTTACACTACTGATCCTCCTGAGTCGAGCTTATCTTAGAGTCGCCAAACGAAACTTTCTCCGAGCATCTAATATTCAGCTTACAATTACCATAGTAATTAGTTTCATCATTCCACCTAATTGATTGGCAAAAACAATTCTTCAGTGCTTTTGGTCTCAGTCAGACTCATAGCTAAACTGATGCAGGTATATCAGTTGCTAAAGCTTACATAGGGGAAAATCTAGCTCGCGCCTGCCTATGCTATGGTCAAAGTTATTTGAACAAAAACCGGATTGTGtaacaaataacacaaaaaaatgACGGAGATACTATAGGCTCGGCCAACCTTATATTAGTATTCGGGATTTGGGGTTGAGCATATAGCTAAAAACACCTCATTCCtcatttaaacttttataatctTGCTTGGCAAGTAAATAGGGAAATTCAATTGATCTATACAATCCCATACACCATATTAGTAGAAAAAGACAAAGCAAGAAAATTCTCTTGCAAACAAATAACATTTATGGATCATGATATAACAGCACTAAAGAGAACAAGGATAATAACACACAGTTTACAGTTACATAGAGTAAAGATTTGACAATATCAAAATTAATTGATCTTATCTTTGGTTTCTTCAAGGGATGATGATCTGAACCAAGGGATCCAAACCGAGGTAGTCTTCTGGTATTGTCGGTATGCTTCAGCTCTTGAGGGTTGCTTAAGCATCCTCTCTTCGACAAGCGCAGTCACATAAGCTAAGCACAACGTATTAACAAACGCCCCGATGAATGTCCACCCTTGTCCAAGGCTCCATGCGAAGATACCGAGTCCCCACCACCACAACTGCTCCCCAAAATAGTTTGGATGTCGCGAATACTTCCACAAGCCATTTTCCAATGTAGGCGAGGTTGGCTTCCCGCAAGCCTTTAACTCGGCGTTCTTGGTGGAAAACTCGTGAAGCTGAGTGTCGGCATAGTAAGCGACAATTATACCGGTTAAGCACACAGCAATGGCTGCAATGTCCCAGATGCTCCAGGGTGCTTCAATAGTGTGTATGGTGTAAAAGGGAAGGGTTAACCCTGCTAGAAAGACCTGTCACACATTCAGAATTTTTAGTCTTAGACTTTGTTCTTTCAGATCTACAACAACAACATTACATCTTCCCAATCCCCTAACcggtgtcacatgattcgctaatcttctAGCTAATCACAAATCGCAAAAGGCGAactatggtcggttttgggctatttttgggCCATTTTGAACAGATTAACTAGCAAATTATGTAACACTACCTCCAACCCTATAGAAAAAGGGAAGAGTTAACCCGCCAAAAGACCTGTCACACATTCACAATTTTCAGTTTTAACTTTGTTCTTtcatctttacaacaaaaacatTACATTGTGCCAATCCCCAAACCCGAGTGACATGATTCGTTAATCTTCTTGTGAATCACAAATGCAAAAGGCGGATTATGGTCGGTTTGGGatatttttgggtcattttaaGCAAATCGCAAATTAAAAGAGCGAATTAACTGGTGAATTATGTAACATTGCATCCAGCCCTAAGGAAAAATCACATAATGAATCATACAAGTTAACACCTTGTTCATCTTCCTTacaaacacaataacatacacaATTACACAAACACATAATGTTCTTGACGGAGTAGTAAGTACCTGCTGAGCAAAATAGATGGCAAAAAATGAGACCCACCACCAATTTTTGCCATACTGTTGACGCATATCAGTGAATCTCCAGTCCTCCCTAGCACCCCATTGCCAATTTTCGCGACGAAAATAGTTATGAGAAAGCCTTAAACTCCACAACCCTGTTAATAAGATCACAATTCTGGACCTCCAAACATTATAAGTAGCTATTGGGTGTGTTGCATAGTAGCAAGCTAGCATTAAAGGAATCACTGTCCAATATGGATCAATCATCTGCATCCAACATCAACCCACAAAAACCATCACCAAAAGTTCAAAACTTTAACATAATATAATACCCAAAACATGTTAAGCAGTGATAATTCATCACACAATCATCCTGAAGGCCACTCATGTAGGAACCCCGGGCTTGGGCCCATAAACCCACAAGTATGTGCGTTATAACCCACTATTTCAGTTATGTGGGATCTTCCTCaaatgaagtatttccaacaaagTTACATATAAATTTGATAAATGGCATTATATAAACAAAACCCAAAATCAGAATGCACACCCTACAATTCTCAAATTTAAGGGTCATGATTAAGTCATGATCATATAATTAACATAATAATTGGTTTGAGGAGTTCATAATATGATGGAAACCAACATTAAAATGTAGGGAACAGTTTCCAATATGGATTAATCATCTGCAACTACATCAAACCCcaaaaaaaactctaaaaattttaacttttacataaataaactGTAAACATCCTcttaaaatatcataaaattgAGACAGGGTATGGTATACATGAAACCCAGAAACCATAATGTAAACCTAACAATTCccaaaaacattcatagtaagAATCAAGTTTATGacttaaaaaaatgtttatttgtttttattttctttgaaaaGCCAGAATTAAAAGTGCTCAAAGAGTTCATAACATAAATGTACTGTCTTAGGGCCaatgatttattttaaaatgactttTATGTACACTTTTATTTGTGAAATTGCATATAATATTATAGGAACTCTGTGTCAAAAGACTGTTTGTTAGTGGAacgacctcaaaataaaaaactcattaattattatatttgaacTATTCAACTAAGAGTGTCTCACGGTGTGATATTGCTATTTATTACACGGTTTTGGAAAATAATCAATTTATTCTCCCCAATAAATGTAAAATTGGGTACATCACACCCGTCAAATAATTGTGTTAGTTGATTCAGCTCATTTATAGAGAGTGACCGGCAAAATTTGTAAAAATGCTATATAATATATGATTTTGGAAAATAacctatttattattttctaatattattttttaataagtgTAAGGTTACATATATCAAATCCGTCTACgtattaattacaataatgaaATGGAAAAGAATTGATAGCATACCCAGTGACTGGACTGAAGGTGGGCAATAGCCCAAAACAAGAAATTGAtgttaaagaagaagaagacattgGCAAGAAGAATAGGATGATTGTAACACCAAGACCAAATGGAGGAGAAAGAATGATCAGACTCAGAATAATGGTTCAAGAAATAAAGGTAAAATAGAATAGAAGGAAGTGGAGCTAACAATGCTATTATTGCATTTTTTATGTTGCTATGGTTGGTTTTAGTTTTGCCCATGTTTGCAAATTTTTGGGTTTTGGGagaaaaattggtaaattatgAAAGATATTTTAGGGAGACAAATTGGTAATCAAGATTCAAGGGGTTGTGGAATGAAAAATTAGGTAGCAAGAAAGGGTCTTTATAGCTCCATGCTCACTTGTGATTTGTGATGttgaaaattttattgattgccttttgccacttttgttt
This genomic window contains:
- the LOC130809964 gene encoding WAT1-related protein At3g30340-like; its protein translation is MLFPFYLYYVLLYCTYLSNSIYLSFVVVGKKTMIAGFQKWKPVVVILSVYFVMACLNLLFKKILDEGINHLVIVTYRLATAAVFLMPFVYFCERKRGVNVQLTTTILCYLFLSALIGATLTQYLVLIGIQCTSAAFASAFVNLTPVFTFLLALPIRQESVNLRRTGGKAKVLGSLICTGGVLVLILYRGMPLTKITYTEKFSRDVSNNLSLVAMSGDKQKWIVGSVFLVLSIMCWSCWFLIQSKIGKIYSCKYSSTAMMCAIGAVQTAILCFLTNRNYSIWIFRGTLPIFTVLFAGVFGSGLCYVGMSWCVEQKGPVFTSAFSPSLQIFVAIMDVAFFHEQIYLGSVIGAILVICGLYILLWGKSKETSNNSSFNKPAEAVHCTGISTNAIDIPHVTNSRCPS
- the LOC130809965 gene encoding uncharacterized protein C594.04c, whose translation is MGKTKTNHSNIKNAIIALLAPLPSILFYLYFLNHYSESDHSFSSIWSWCYNHPILLANVFFFFNINFLFWAIAHLQSSHWMIDPYWTVIPLMLACYYATHPIATYNVWRSRIVILLTGLWSLRLSHNYFRRENWQWGAREDWRFTDMRQQYGKNWWWVSFFAIYFAQQVFLAGLTLPFYTIHTIEAPWSIWDIAAIAVCLTGIIVAYYADTQLHEFSTKNAELKACGKPTSPTLENGLWKYSRHPNYFGEQLWWWGLGIFAWSLGQGWTFIGAFVNTLCLAYVTALVEERMLKQPSRAEAYRQYQKTTSVWIPWFRSSSLEETKDKIN